The DNA sequence CGCCGGAATCGTGGGCCATCCACCCGGCCATCTCGTGCAGCGACGCCCCCGCTAGCAGCATCGGTCGGGGGAGAGCCGACGATTGTCCCGGGGGCTGGGAGAACGCGCTGATGTGCGCCAGCGCCGCGCGGTACAGGTTTCGTCCGCCGATCTGCCGGTCGGCGCATCGAAGCGCGCTGAGCAGGTGAGGACCGGCTTCTCCGGCGACGGGCGGCGGAACGTTGTCCCGCCCGGGCGGGAGGCGAAACCACAATATGTGGGCGGGAATCCCCATTACCCGAGCCCACTGGGCGAGCCGGTCGAGGTGCACCATCGGCGGCCCGGTCTCGACGCGGCTGAGCTGTGCCTGGGTGACCCCGAACCAACCGGCCACCGTGGCCTGTGGCAGCGGCTGTCGGCCGTGGTAGGGATGGTGGCGGTAGGCGCGGATCACGCGGCCAAGGTGCCGTTCCGTCAGCGCTCGCCGAAGCGGCTCGTGTGACCAGAAGGCAGCCGGAACCTCGGGTGCTGCGACGATGCGGTCGCGCTCCGCCCGTTGGCAGGGGGCGCAACGCCCGGAGTTGTTGTCCGTTGCCAGGTCGGCCCCGCAGCGGGCGCAACCGGCTCGCCTCGACATCGCGGTCATCGGCTCATTCAACCCGCTGCGTGACTGCTCGGTATACGAGCGGCGTATACGTGGGTGGCTCTGCGCGTACCCGGAAGGGGGCCGGACCTCGACGGGCCGGCCCCCTGACGATCAGGTCGTCACCACGCGGACATGTCGGGGAGCTGGTCGATCGAGATGGTCCTCGGGTTCGCCATCGCGGTACGCCACAGCCCGGCCACGTCCTTGCCGCTGCCGTTCCAGTCCCGCGACGCCCAGACCACGTAGTACGGCCACGCCGGGTCGGAGTTGGGGCTGAGCGGGCTGAACGTCTCCGCCACGCCGGTGGTCTTCGCGCCGCTGACCGCCTTGGTGGTGGCGAAGTCGCTGCTGCTCTGGAAGTAGTCCGAGGTGACCAGGTCGACGTAGCCGTCGCCCGGGTACCAGGACGCCAGCGAGGTGCCCTGACCGCTGGCCATGCCGTTGAACACCCAGACGACGTTGTGCGCGCCGGCGAGCTGCGCCCGCTGGTAGATCAGTCGCCAGAGCTGCTTGTAGGCGTCCTGGCCCTTCTTCGCCCACCACATGTAGTTGTTGTTCGCCTCGTGCAGCGGGCGGAACAGCACCGGCACGCCGGCGTCGCCCATCTTCTTCAGCTCGCGCACCACCAGGTCGATGTCCTGGTAGAGCTTGGACGACGGGTTGCCCAGGTCGGGCTGGAAGTCGCAGGGCGCGGAGTAGTTGCCGCCGCGCGGGCAGTACCAGTGCCACTGGAACGCGACGATGCCGTTGCGCGCCCTGGCCCAGTCGATGACCTGCTGGGTCTGGATGCTGCCCCGGGTGTACTCCATGAAGTCGAACGCCACGATCGCCGGGTAGCGGCCGGTCAACTGCTGCACCTTGTCCGCGTCCGGCAGGTCGGTCTGGCCGCTGACGTAGGTGTGCGTGCGCAGGTAGCAGATCAGGTTGCGGGCCTTCGAGTTCGCCTGCGGGTCGGCCGGGGCCTGGCCGCATTCCGGGCCGGGCGGGGTGGGCGGCCTGACCGCGTACACCTCGAACTCGTAGAGCGAGTAACCCCAGTCGGTGCCGCGTGCGGTGCCGGACATCCGCACGTACCGGCCGCTGGCCCCGGCCGGCGTGACGTCGTCGGTGCCGCCGTCGCCGGTCGTGGTGCTGAACACCGGGGTCCAGGTGGTGCCGTCCGTCGAGGTCTGGATCTGGTACGCCCTGCCGTACGCGGCCTCCCAGCGCAGCCGCACCGTGTTGATCGGGTACGTGGCGCCCAGGTCGACCTGGAACCACTGCGGGTCGGCGTAGAGGCTGGACCAGCGGGTTCCGCCGTTGCCGTCCACCGCCTGGGCGGCGGCGTTCGGGCTCTCCGTCGACGACGCGGTGACCGGCCGGTTGAGCGCCAGGTTGCCGGTGGGGGTGGTGGTCGGATCCGGGGTGGGGCTCGGGCTGCCGGTCGGGCTCGGGCTCGGCGGTGTGGTGTCGCCGCAGGCCTCGCCGTTGAGCGTGAACGCGGTCGGGGCCGGGTTCGTGCCGCTGTAGGTCACGTTGAAGCCGAAGCTGACCGTGCCGCCGGTCGGGACGCCCGCGTTGTAGGCGACGTTGGTGGCGGTGGCGTTCGCGCCGGACTGCGTCTTCGTCGCGTTCCACATGTCACCGATCACCTGGCTGCCGGGGAACGCCCAGCCCAGCGTCCAGCCGTTCACGGCGGCGCCGGTGTTGGTGATCGTGACGTTGGTGGTGGCGCCGCCGCCCCAGTCGTTGGTGACCTGCCAGGTCACCGAGCAGGCGCCGGCGGCGGCTCGGGCGGGTGGCGTGGTGGCGAGCGTGGTGGCCAGTGCGGCGACGGCTGCCGCCGCCCCGGCCAGGCAGGCCCGCGTGCGGGTGCGCTGGTTCATGAGGAACTCCCGTACGGGTGATGGTTGCGGGGAGCCCTCGCCGCCCGGACGGGTCGGACCGTCGGTTGCCCTTCCGGCGGTCGACCCGGCGAAGATATCCACGATGGTCGGCTTAACCGGTTAACTTTGTCAATGCCCCATCACGCGCTGATGTGCCAATCAACCCCATGAACCGGTAAAGAAAACGTTATCGACACTCGGCCCGCCAGAGGGCGATGGTCGGCCGGAGGGGAGGGGTCCGGAAACGGCAGCAGGGCCGGCCCCAGCGGGGCCGGCCCTGCGCACGAGAGCGCGGAGGATACGAGATTCGAACTCGTGAGGGTGTAAACCCAACACGCTTTCCAAGCGTGCGCCCTAGGCCTCTAGGCGAATCCTCCGCGAGCCAGGATACAGGTCCCGCGACGGCGGGCCACCCCACCCTCCCGGAAGATCCACAAGCCTTCGGGTAGGCTTGGCGTCACCTCCCGTGCGGCGGTACCTCGTGAACCTCCCCAGGGCCGGAAGGCAGCAAGGATAAGCGAGCTCTGCCGGGTGCACGGGAGGCCTTTCTGTCTCCGGGGCCGGGTAACGTCGCCGCGGGTCGGGTCACGGGGTGGTGGGTGGTCACCCGGGGCCGACCGGCGCAGAATGGCTCGGTCGAGAGGAGGCGGGACGGGTGGCACTGGCCCTTTACCGCAAGTACCGGCCCCGTACG is a window from the Micromonospora sp. DSM 45708 genome containing:
- a CDS encoding glycosyl hydrolase, which codes for MNQRTRTRACLAGAAAAVAALATTLATTPPARAAAGACSVTWQVTNDWGGGATTNVTITNTGAAVNGWTLGWAFPGSQVIGDMWNATKTQSGANATATNVAYNAGVPTGGTVSFGFNVTYSGTNPAPTAFTLNGEACGDTTPPSPSPTGSPSPTPDPTTTPTGNLALNRPVTASSTESPNAAAQAVDGNGGTRWSSLYADPQWFQVDLGATYPINTVRLRWEAAYGRAYQIQTSTDGTTWTPVFSTTTGDGGTDDVTPAGASGRYVRMSGTARGTDWGYSLYEFEVYAVRPPTPPGPECGQAPADPQANSKARNLICYLRTHTYVSGQTDLPDADKVQQLTGRYPAIVAFDFMEYTRGSIQTQQVIDWARARNGIVAFQWHWYCPRGGNYSAPCDFQPDLGNPSSKLYQDIDLVVRELKKMGDAGVPVLFRPLHEANNNYMWWAKKGQDAYKQLWRLIYQRAQLAGAHNVVWVFNGMASGQGTSLASWYPGDGYVDLVTSDYFQSSSDFATTKAVSGAKTTGVAETFSPLSPNSDPAWPYYVVWASRDWNGSGKDVAGLWRTAMANPRTISIDQLPDMSAW